A genomic window from Candidatus Kryptoniota bacterium includes:
- a CDS encoding HEAT repeat domain-containing protein, protein MVEKLLEQLKNQDPSERRSALESLYDFSSDERVLKAAANLITDDDRGVREAASRLLVLCSNEQAAVLVAVHISSGNIAVRNLAGDSLVRMKAAAIPALIPYVDSSDKDLRKFAIDVLAQLPPSDTSVEKIAGHLEDSDQNVVGACIDALGALHSEKYIDALMEIYGKNESLRPNVVNALAVFSERVALEFLEKALDDADPVVQLAAAEALASRKDRGLLEVLIRKMNSVSDLAKPVVLHSVIQLLESINCPVALPSDLRNTLLGMLDDADASYVRAAVRGLKYFDDKETIESLVHHLGRFEIVDNAICTALKGRVEDTLKFICSADVPEDKYAPVLKLVLSLLYDSGSTDPAFTHSTIFSDAAEFIDGIFAKLNVDSKMAVLSTFTHLGPSSSTGIVRKALEDEESSVKTYALDLAARIGPHFFVEQLQRLTTDYDEDIRFAAASMLGVSDTPEEDRKE, encoded by the coding sequence ATGGTAGAGAAACTTCTGGAACAACTCAAAAATCAGGACCCATCGGAGCGTAGAAGCGCGCTCGAGAGCTTGTACGACTTCTCTTCCGATGAAAGAGTTCTGAAAGCCGCTGCGAATCTGATCACAGATGACGATAGGGGAGTGAGGGAGGCGGCTTCCCGCTTACTCGTTCTGTGCTCAAATGAACAGGCTGCAGTTCTGGTTGCCGTCCACATTTCGAGCGGAAACATCGCAGTGAGGAATCTCGCTGGCGATTCTCTTGTCCGGATGAAAGCTGCCGCGATCCCTGCCCTCATTCCATATGTCGATTCTTCCGACAAAGATCTCCGGAAGTTTGCCATCGACGTACTGGCACAGCTTCCTCCTAGCGACACATCGGTGGAAAAGATAGCGGGGCACCTGGAAGATTCGGACCAGAATGTAGTAGGAGCGTGTATCGATGCTCTTGGCGCGCTCCACAGCGAGAAATACATAGATGCGCTTATGGAAATATACGGAAAGAACGAATCGCTCCGGCCAAATGTCGTCAATGCCCTCGCAGTTTTTTCGGAGCGCGTAGCTCTGGAATTTCTCGAAAAAGCACTCGACGACGCTGACCCGGTCGTCCAGCTTGCTGCCGCCGAAGCCCTGGCTTCAAGAAAGGACAGAGGACTTCTCGAAGTCTTGATAAGAAAAATGAACTCCGTTTCCGATCTCGCAAAACCAGTGGTTCTTCACTCAGTAATACAGCTCCTCGAATCGATCAACTGCCCTGTCGCTCTTCCCTCCGATCTAAGAAATACCCTGCTTGGAATGCTTGATGACGCAGACGCTTCTTATGTTCGCGCCGCGGTGAGAGGACTGAAGTACTTCGATGACAAAGAGACCATAGAAAGCCTGGTACATCACCTCGGGAGATTTGAGATTGTAGACAACGCGATCTGCACGGCGCTCAAAGGCCGGGTTGAAGACACATTGAAATTTATTTGCTCTGCCGATGTGCCGGAAGACAAATACGCTCCCGTTCTGAAGCTTGTGCTGTCGCTCCTCTACGACTCGGGCTCCACCGATCCCGCCTTCACACATTCTACGATTTTCTCAGATGCGGCGGAGTTTATAGACGGCATCTTTGCAAAACTCAATGTCGATTCAAAAATGGCGGTCCTCAGTACATTCACGCATCTTGGACCTTCGAGTTCCACAGGAATCGTACGCAAGGCGCTGGAAGACGAGGAGTCGTCCGTAAAAACCTACGCGCTCGACCTTGCCGCAAGAATCGGTCCTCATTTCTTTGTGGAGCAGCTCCAGAGACTTACCACCGATTACGATGAGGACATACGTTTTGCGGCTGCATCGATGCTCGGTGTATCCGATACACCCGAAGAAGACAGGAAAGAGTAG
- a CDS encoding response regulator — MAKAVMVVDDSESIRKFLVYALRSQGISVVAARDGMEALEKLSQNKVDLVITDLNMPNMDGFEFLRALREDREYSEVPVIILSSLSNEQDIALGLKLGANSYLVKPFDQRRIQYEVAKYIN; from the coding sequence TTGGCTAAAGCTGTAATGGTAGTCGATGACTCTGAATCCATCAGAAAATTCCTTGTGTACGCACTTCGCTCACAGGGGATTTCTGTCGTGGCGGCGCGGGACGGCATGGAAGCGCTGGAGAAACTTTCACAAAACAAGGTCGACCTCGTCATCACCGATCTGAACATGCCGAACATGGACGGGTTCGAGTTCCTGAGGGCTCTCAGGGAAGATCGAGAATATTCGGAGGTTCCGGTAATCATTCTATCTTCACTGAGCAACGAGCAGGACATTGCATTGGGACTCAAACTGGGGGCGAACTCATATCTCGTCAAGCCTTTCGACCAGAGACGCATCCAGTATGAGGTAGCCAAATACATAAACTGA
- a CDS encoding protein-glutamate O-methyltransferase CheR, whose translation MSYTPQSNTSPQVSKLDDDVFIRLRDFIYEKTGIFFAENKKYLLESRVSKRLAALGLETYSRYFSELMNGRGAMELSHLINSVTINETFFFRNEPQFKALEEIVLPELAERKMQAGANAIRIWSAACSTGEEAHTIALIIREKIRPKYPGVKFEIVGTDINTHVLETAAKGVYKDYAVRNIPKNYLGKYFKQDQDKYQLDQEVAAMSEFRQLNLFDRNMMRTMRNYDVVFAANVLIYFDFKSKQTVVSSIYDSLNKGGYFFIGYSETLYGLSQAFKPVHFEKTIAYRKE comes from the coding sequence ATGAGTTACACCCCGCAATCAAATACATCACCTCAGGTTTCCAAGCTGGACGACGACGTATTCATACGTCTGAGAGACTTCATATACGAAAAGACCGGCATCTTTTTTGCCGAGAACAAAAAGTATCTCCTGGAAAGCAGGGTGAGCAAACGTCTCGCTGCCCTCGGCCTCGAGACCTACTCGCGGTACTTCAGTGAGCTGATGAATGGACGTGGCGCGATGGAGCTGTCGCACCTGATCAATTCAGTCACGATCAATGAAACGTTCTTCTTCAGGAACGAGCCGCAGTTCAAAGCGCTCGAAGAAATCGTTCTCCCCGAGCTTGCCGAAAGGAAAATGCAGGCCGGAGCAAATGCAATCAGGATCTGGAGTGCGGCTTGCTCAACCGGAGAAGAAGCCCATACAATCGCGCTCATCATCCGGGAAAAGATCCGACCGAAATACCCGGGTGTGAAATTTGAAATCGTCGGAACAGATATAAACACGCATGTACTTGAGACCGCCGCCAAAGGGGTGTACAAGGATTATGCTGTCAGGAACATTCCGAAAAACTATCTCGGGAAATATTTCAAACAAGATCAAGATAAATATCAGCTGGATCAGGAGGTAGCCGCCATGAGTGAATTCAGGCAGCTGAATCTCTTTGACCGGAACATGATGCGAACAATGAGGAACTACGACGTGGTTTTTGCCGCAAACGTACTGATCTATTTCGATTTCAAGTCCAAACAGACAGTTGTCTCTTCGATATATGATAGCCTGAACAAGGGCGGCTATTTCTTCATTGGCTATTCGGAGACACTCTACGGGTTGTCTCAAGCGTTCAAACCCGTTCACTTTGAAAAAACAATTGCTTACCGGAAGGAGTGA